The Bacteriovorax sp. BAL6_X genome window below encodes:
- a CDS encoding LPP20 family lipoprotein, which translates to MKTKILLISILSLYSFGQIKSCPKDYLCAKTCSLSEKEASEDARVEIAKSFQVKVKAKFVSIESSNGKLDEGEYSDFVSEEVSENLFGVEMIESFVDEESYYCVLMGLNTKKFVTKLKSDISGLKKDNEDLYKTGYNLVLSKIRANNSVIKKLELYMMTLADNYKSKVKKYESRPKKEITLHVYSQPKFNIVDKLLISELNKNNVFSGNSDERLNIAIALIDEFLKVDGFVKKTLEINFNKKKLNITKRYTQTGRSEKAIIEEVVNELMDDLPDIFVDLKI; encoded by the coding sequence TTGAAGACTAAGATCCTTCTGATTTCAATTTTAAGTCTTTATTCATTTGGACAAATAAAGTCGTGTCCTAAGGACTACCTATGTGCAAAGACATGTAGTCTAAGTGAAAAAGAGGCAAGTGAAGACGCTCGAGTCGAGATAGCCAAAAGCTTTCAGGTAAAAGTAAAAGCGAAGTTCGTATCTATTGAAAGCTCGAACGGAAAATTAGATGAAGGTGAGTATTCTGATTTTGTCAGTGAAGAAGTTTCGGAAAACTTATTTGGCGTTGAAATGATTGAATCATTTGTTGATGAGGAATCATACTATTGCGTTTTAATGGGACTTAATACTAAAAAATTTGTTACTAAATTAAAAAGTGATATTTCTGGACTTAAAAAAGATAACGAAGATTTATATAAGACTGGTTATAATCTAGTTCTCTCTAAAATTAGGGCCAATAATAGTGTGATTAAAAAATTAGAGCTATATATGATGACTTTAGCCGATAATTATAAGTCTAAAGTTAAAAAGTATGAATCACGTCCTAAAAAAGAAATTACCTTGCACGTTTATTCACAACCTAAGTTTAACATTGTTGATAAGCTGTTAATAAGTGAGCTTAATAAGAACAATGTATTCTCTGGTAATAGTGATGAACGCTTGAATATAGCTATCGCTTTGATCGATGAATTTTTAAAAGTTGATGGTTTTGTAAAAAAAACATTGGAGATTAACTTCAATAAGAAAAAATTAAATATAACAAAAAGATATACACAAACAGGTCGCTCTGAAAAGGCCATCATTGAAGAAGTCGTTAATGAGTTGATGGATGACTTACCTGATATTTTTGTTGATTTAAAAATTTAA
- a CDS encoding bacteriohemerythrin yields MKNLSYIITPLFLSTSITGLCIYYNHMSFTQGLSFFSALIPFAFFAVKERRKHRVNLQSFVQKLDYLQRNIVGTNAQFFESCEQLDESTDEQASAVIQTSATSDEISAMITKTTGSINSFETNIKEINNLISRSDHSLAKLEKNIQSSLTTSRDITESLNDIVLNLNGFLSTFTDVESKAMLINDIVFQTKLLSFNASVEAARAGEHGKGFSVVAEEIGKLASTSGESAEAINATLNEAQLKLNSLITNIQENSKDLNERLDQTAESCDNTLQEFRHSFNQTNDETVKMNEQIHEVTIAAKEQENGVIELRDAIHAINNSTQRSALVVSQTLNLANTINLYLGELSGSIDHTKMSQNIKINTNIELIPWEDKYNIGISKVDNEHQELLRKINGLINSMNMNQGMKEAFQSLKEYTVFHFDEEEEYMQSINYPSYESHKRVHEKLLSAVARFEKQLHNGTLEKDKLASFLKNWLFTHIMGIDTKYADHAKKQRTRKFAA; encoded by the coding sequence ATGAAAAATTTAAGCTATATAATTACTCCATTATTTTTATCGACCTCTATCACAGGGCTTTGCATCTACTACAATCACATGAGTTTCACGCAAGGACTTTCTTTCTTTAGTGCACTCATTCCTTTTGCATTTTTTGCTGTAAAGGAAAGAAGAAAACATCGAGTTAATCTTCAATCTTTTGTACAAAAACTAGATTATCTACAGCGGAATATAGTTGGAACAAACGCTCAATTCTTTGAATCGTGTGAGCAACTTGATGAAAGTACAGATGAACAAGCAAGTGCTGTTATTCAAACAAGTGCCACTAGTGATGAAATTAGTGCAATGATTACTAAAACGACAGGATCGATTAATTCATTCGAAACAAACATTAAAGAGATCAACAATCTAATAAGTAGAAGTGATCACTCTTTAGCAAAATTAGAAAAAAATATTCAATCAAGCTTAACAACAAGTCGTGATATTACTGAGTCATTAAATGATATTGTTCTTAACCTTAATGGTTTCTTATCTACTTTTACGGATGTTGAATCTAAAGCTATGCTCATTAATGATATTGTCTTTCAAACGAAACTGCTTTCTTTCAACGCTTCAGTAGAAGCTGCTCGTGCAGGTGAACACGGGAAAGGCTTCTCAGTTGTCGCTGAAGAAATTGGTAAACTTGCATCAACAAGTGGGGAAAGTGCTGAGGCGATTAATGCAACTTTAAATGAAGCACAATTAAAACTAAATTCTCTTATTACTAATATTCAAGAAAATAGTAAGGACCTAAATGAAAGGCTCGATCAAACTGCTGAGTCATGTGACAACACTCTTCAAGAATTCAGACATAGCTTTAATCAAACTAATGATGAGACTGTCAAAATGAATGAACAAATTCACGAGGTCACTATTGCAGCAAAAGAGCAAGAGAACGGTGTAATTGAACTACGTGATGCGATTCATGCTATTAATAACTCTACACAAAGAAGTGCACTTGTTGTCTCACAGACGCTAAATTTAGCTAATACAATAAACCTATATCTTGGTGAACTTTCTGGATCAATCGATCATACAAAAATGTCACAAAATATTAAAATCAATACAAATATTGAATTAATCCCATGGGAAGATAAGTACAATATTGGTATTTCAAAAGTAGATAATGAACACCAAGAATTACTGCGTAAAATCAACGGATTAATTAATTCTATGAATATGAATCAGGGAATGAAAGAGGCATTTCAATCTCTTAAAGAATATACTGTTTTCCATTTCGACGAAGAAGAAGAGTATATGCAAAGTATTAATTATCCTTCATACGAATCACATAAAAGAGTTCACGAGAAGCTTTTATCTGCAGTAGCACGCTTTGAGAAACAACTACATAACGGCACTTTAGAAAAAGATAAACTAGCGAGCTTCTTAAAGAACTGGTTATTTACGCATATTATGGGAATTGATACTAAGTATGCAGATCATGCCAAAAAGCAGCGAACAAGAAAGTTCGCTGCCTAA
- a CDS encoding alpha/beta fold hydrolase yields MKIILTLFLALFLASCASNTENKLSFDAELSQFKYPFPVKTYELASQRQKLKMRYMDIGKSKHKVAVLLHGKNFAGFYWEKVANDLVKKGYRVIIPDQIGFGKSSKPKNYSYSFPQLAKNTHDLLKSIGVKKYTVVGHSMGGMLAVNMGAMYRDIKKVVLVNPIGLEAYLDYAEYKDPDFFYNIEKNKTVDGARNYQKKNYYDGAWAESYEELLTPFKGWLNGPNYDDVAWNAALTYGPIFNDNIVVKFPKIKAKTVLILGTRDRTGPGRGWKKKGVKRKLGQYQNLGKDLKKENPKLKLIELDGLGHMPQFENYSRFAKVFYPEF; encoded by the coding sequence ATGAAAATTATCTTGACGCTATTTTTAGCGCTATTTCTAGCTTCTTGTGCTTCTAACACTGAAAATAAACTAAGTTTCGATGCCGAATTATCTCAGTTTAAATATCCCTTTCCGGTAAAAACATATGAGCTCGCTTCTCAAAGGCAGAAGTTAAAAATGCGTTATATGGATATTGGTAAATCAAAACATAAAGTGGCCGTTCTACTTCACGGTAAAAATTTTGCAGGATTTTACTGGGAGAAAGTAGCAAATGATCTCGTAAAAAAAGGCTATCGAGTTATCATTCCTGATCAAATTGGCTTTGGTAAAAGTTCAAAGCCTAAAAATTATAGTTACAGCTTCCCACAGCTCGCTAAGAATACTCATGACCTCTTAAAGTCTATTGGTGTAAAAAAGTATACTGTCGTTGGTCACTCGATGGGAGGAATGCTCGCTGTTAATATGGGGGCCATGTATCGTGATATCAAAAAAGTCGTTTTGGTTAATCCTATTGGCCTGGAAGCATATTTGGATTATGCAGAATATAAAGATCCAGACTTTTTTTATAATATTGAAAAGAATAAAACTGTTGATGGTGCCAGAAATTATCAAAAGAAAAACTATTATGATGGTGCTTGGGCCGAGTCTTATGAAGAACTTCTAACGCCCTTTAAAGGCTGGCTAAATGGCCCTAATTATGATGATGTTGCTTGGAATGCGGCCTTAACATATGGCCCAATCTTTAATGATAATATTGTCGTAAAGTTTCCAAAGATTAAGGCCAAAACTGTTTTAATTTTAGGTACGCGTGATCGCACAGGTCCTGGCCGTGGTTGGAAGAAAAAAGGTGTTAAAAGAAAATTAGGTCAATATCAAAATTTAGGTAAGGACTTAAAAAAGGAAAACCCTAAACTTAAGCTAATTGAATTAGATGGTTTAGGGCATATGCCTCAATTTGAGAATTACTCTAGATTTGCTAAAGTCTTTTATCCTGAGTTTTAA
- a CDS encoding outer membrane beta-barrel protein, which translates to MKTQLLLAVLTIIISLSTFAQGRSFGGFKSGNLEIEPVVGYERVQKILPTPHTSSRLFYGLRANYGPKYLSLEAEVTQAKEDESFDTGVDISDNSTNYMLGLRSSFNIGRALNWYLRAGAHARDSKYERTQAGVTTTIEPATYVNPYAGTGLAINLMNVFTLNAGMNVIFTDDEHEYQSSLGFGIRI; encoded by the coding sequence ATGAAAACTCAACTACTACTAGCTGTACTTACAATTATTATTTCTCTTTCAACTTTTGCTCAAGGTCGAAGCTTTGGTGGCTTTAAGAGCGGTAATTTGGAAATTGAGCCTGTAGTAGGGTATGAGCGTGTACAAAAGATTCTTCCAACTCCTCATACGTCTAGTCGTCTCTTTTACGGCCTAAGAGCAAACTATGGCCCAAAGTACTTATCACTTGAAGCAGAGGTAACACAGGCGAAAGAAGATGAGTCCTTTGATACAGGAGTTGATATCAGTGATAATTCAACGAATTACATGCTTGGGCTAAGAAGTTCATTTAATATTGGACGAGCTCTTAATTGGTATTTAAGGGCCGGAGCGCACGCACGTGATAGTAAGTATGAAAGAACTCAAGCAGGTGTGACAACAACAATTGAACCCGCCACATACGTAAATCCATATGCAGGTACAGGACTTGCTATTAATTTAATGAATGTATTTACGTTAAATGCCGGTATGAATGTTATTTTTACTGATGATGAGCACGAATATCAATCGTCATTAGGTTTTGGAATTCGTATCTAA
- a CDS encoding phospholipase A: protein MNKIFLIFLTLPLLTLASESSEIQKSLEQRIKEDNHSNSTSSLVTAHRPNYILPITYMHDPNEEPYPSDDELKNIETKFQLSFKFTVLSHVFGSKTDLNFAYTQKSLWQLYNKKNSAAFRDTNYEPELFISLEPFNEDWRIFKNYYHFGFVHQSNGKDLPLSRSWNRIFATTFFEWQKTLFMLKVWYRIKEEAKDGPTDYTGDDNPDITDYLGYFELTGIHKINGHTLSWMLRNNLKKDNKGALEVNWSFPLPETRLKGYFQVFTGYGETMIDYNYNMTRVGLGVAFTDWL from the coding sequence ATGAACAAGATTTTTCTTATATTTCTTACTCTACCCCTGCTAACTCTTGCTAGTGAAAGCAGTGAGATACAAAAATCCCTTGAACAAAGAATCAAAGAAGACAATCATTCAAATAGTACTTCCTCTTTAGTTACTGCACATAGGCCAAATTACATTTTGCCAATTACTTATATGCACGATCCAAATGAGGAGCCCTACCCATCAGATGATGAGTTAAAGAATATCGAAACAAAATTTCAACTTAGCTTCAAATTCACAGTATTGTCACATGTCTTTGGATCGAAAACAGATTTAAATTTTGCCTATACTCAAAAGTCATTATGGCAGCTTTACAATAAGAAAAATTCGGCAGCATTTAGAGATACTAATTATGAGCCGGAGTTATTTATCTCTTTAGAGCCGTTTAATGAAGACTGGCGAATTTTTAAAAACTACTACCACTTCGGTTTTGTTCATCAATCGAATGGTAAAGATTTACCATTATCTCGAAGCTGGAACAGAATCTTTGCAACAACCTTTTTTGAATGGCAAAAAACTCTATTCATGCTCAAGGTCTGGTATCGTATAAAAGAAGAAGCTAAAGATGGACCGACTGATTATACAGGTGATGACAATCCCGATATTACTGACTATCTTGGATACTTTGAACTAACAGGAATTCATAAAATTAATGGCCATACTCTTTCTTGGATGCTTAGAAATAATTTAAAGAAAGATAACAAGGGTGCACTCGAAGTTAACTGGTCTTTCCCTTTACCGGAAACACGTTTAAAGGGTTACTTTCAAGTCTTTACTGGTTATGGTGAAACGATGATTGATTACAATTATAATATGACCCGAGTTGGGCTCGGGGTCGCATTTACAGATTGGTTATAA
- a CDS encoding CsgG/HfaB family protein, which translates to MKKILTLTLLFTLISCGGFQAERVSGDTSDEKSLEITDAWVTRDTENSVETVIQKMKQHKGFKNYLLKLGRRPKVFVAEFSNQTAEPYFPSDDISDEFLTQLSESGEYILIDASAREALLKEIQYQNDGMVSPAEAKKIGNAAGADIMIFGNVRMQPRSRSGKTLKEYTMNIRMTDISRGIEVMRTRTRVNKYSEKSKVGW; encoded by the coding sequence ATGAAAAAGATTTTAACTCTTACACTGCTTTTTACTTTAATTTCATGTGGGGGATTTCAAGCTGAGCGTGTTTCGGGAGATACATCAGATGAGAAGTCATTAGAGATTACTGATGCATGGGTTACACGTGATACTGAAAATTCAGTTGAAACAGTGATTCAAAAAATGAAACAACATAAAGGATTTAAAAATTACCTACTTAAATTAGGAAGGCGTCCTAAAGTATTTGTTGCTGAATTTAGTAATCAAACGGCCGAACCATATTTCCCGTCAGATGATATTTCTGATGAGTTTTTAACTCAATTAAGTGAGTCTGGAGAATATATCTTAATTGATGCTTCTGCTCGTGAGGCCTTATTAAAAGAAATTCAATATCAAAATGATGGAATGGTTAGTCCTGCCGAAGCAAAGAAAATTGGAAATGCTGCCGGTGCTGATATTATGATCTTTGGTAATGTAAGAATGCAACCACGTTCAAGAAGTGGGAAAACATTAAAAGAATACACGATGAATATTCGTATGACTGACATTTCTAGAGGTATCGAAGTTATGAGAACGAGAACACGTGTAAATAAGTACTCTGAAAAATCGAAAGTAGGTTGGTAA
- a CDS encoding PilZ domain-containing protein yields MLISISKLSIKSDFNKVQALFSLHMFLFFLAKGYEFFKFQFNFIALFGIIFSVILYRLYYRMQKNVHYSFWTLSVVVGLFIIFYILRSLYYYNDFSLFFLYTMSLMLLGVLCFSLYTPVFYPVISWWEYDFRYRNDLKTCVYSEGLDGVEGRLVDLRRKAGGLTLFDDLKIGQKLEIEPLTASIDGRLSVEVVSKRQHSIGRPFTYGVRFHNADETSRRRYGELEKYWNFERKAKKDKKFKS; encoded by the coding sequence ATGTTAATCAGTATCAGTAAACTATCAATTAAGAGTGACTTCAATAAAGTTCAGGCATTGTTTTCTCTCCATATGTTTTTGTTCTTCTTGGCCAAGGGTTATGAGTTCTTTAAATTCCAATTTAACTTTATTGCGCTCTTTGGAATTATCTTTTCCGTAATTCTTTATCGACTCTATTATCGAATGCAAAAAAATGTACACTATTCTTTTTGGACTTTAAGTGTTGTTGTTGGTCTCTTTATCATTTTTTATATCTTGAGATCCCTATATTATTACAATGATTTCTCATTATTTTTTCTCTATACAATGTCTTTGATGCTGCTTGGAGTTCTTTGTTTTTCTTTATATACACCTGTTTTTTATCCTGTCATAAGTTGGTGGGAGTATGACTTTAGATATCGTAATGATTTAAAGACATGTGTTTACTCGGAAGGTCTTGATGGAGTGGAGGGAAGGCTCGTTGATCTACGCCGAAAAGCTGGAGGCCTAACATTGTTCGACGATTTAAAGATTGGCCAAAAGCTAGAAATTGAACCGCTAACTGCAAGCATTGATGGACGCTTGAGCGTTGAGGTGGTATCTAAAAGACAACACTCGATAGGACGACCTTTTACATATGGTGTAAGGTTTCATAACGCAGATGAAACTTCTCGTCGTCGTTATGGTGAGTTAGAAAAATATTGGAATTTTGAGCGTAAGGCCAAAAAAGATAAAAAATTTAAATCATGA
- a CDS encoding MipA/OmpV family protein gives MKKILTTIFISTFTFASNYSPEYWGIGFGYRNASIPFQVKDKKVSDIIPLFYYKRGDFQLDGLSAHFTFYRPIKKLNINLMSKYRFFDIPKDTQNTVRGAGFDYGLEAQYIHSTMWRTRAQILTDHSTRTYFTVNTEADLVWKKVFFRPYAYATIRTAQFNNKYYGLDVSNPGPGYEIGTGVKAAIKVYKDFNILTHIKVSALDNETAHTSTIRNQVNTETFLGIGFIDPNLAQKNGYEISKRTKLKSKAFIRTAYAMATPSNLSDILAFHTATDKYNNDMVSFAYGIPMADKLLGANIPVYLLPQYVGHLKSAVQERSNEFALAVKIFIPFHWPTKWRLGLAEGISYADQITYIEEFDISGKGYRSSKFMNYLDFSIDFSLEKAGLKYTWLGLMIHHRSAIFESSSMFGRIKGGSNYIGAYIQQDL, from the coding sequence ATGAAAAAAATTTTAACAACTATTTTTATCTCTACATTTACTTTTGCGAGTAACTACAGTCCAGAATATTGGGGTATTGGGTTTGGTTATCGTAATGCATCGATACCATTTCAAGTAAAAGATAAAAAAGTTTCTGACATTATCCCACTCTTCTATTATAAGCGTGGAGATTTTCAACTCGATGGCCTATCTGCTCACTTCACTTTTTATAGACCTATTAAAAAGTTAAATATCAACCTTATGTCAAAGTACCGCTTTTTTGATATTCCAAAAGATACTCAAAATACAGTTCGAGGAGCTGGCTTTGATTATGGTTTAGAAGCACAGTATATTCACTCAACAATGTGGAGAACCAGGGCCCAGATCCTCACAGACCATTCAACAAGAACATACTTCACAGTAAATACTGAAGCAGATCTTGTTTGGAAGAAAGTTTTCTTTCGCCCATATGCCTATGCAACAATTAGAACTGCTCAGTTTAATAATAAGTACTATGGTTTAGATGTATCAAATCCTGGTCCAGGCTATGAAATTGGTACCGGTGTTAAGGCCGCTATAAAAGTGTATAAAGATTTTAATATCCTTACTCATATAAAAGTAAGCGCCCTTGATAATGAAACGGCCCATACTTCTACTATTCGTAACCAAGTAAACACAGAAACATTTTTAGGAATCGGCTTCATTGATCCGAACCTGGCCCAAAAGAATGGATATGAAATTTCTAAACGTACAAAACTTAAGTCGAAAGCTTTTATAAGAACAGCCTATGCAATGGCGACTCCGTCAAATCTAAGCGATATCCTTGCTTTTCATACTGCAACAGATAAATATAACAACGATATGGTTTCCTTTGCATATGGAATCCCAATGGCCGATAAACTTCTAGGTGCAAATATTCCAGTTTATTTGCTACCCCAATATGTTGGACATCTTAAAAGTGCGGTTCAGGAAAGAAGTAATGAGTTTGCACTAGCTGTTAAAATATTCATTCCGTTTCACTGGCCTACAAAGTGGAGGCTTGGCCTTGCAGAAGGAATTTCTTATGCCGACCAAATCACCTATATAGAAGAGTTTGATATTTCCGGAAAGGGCTATCGTAGCAGTAAGTTTATGAATTACTTAGACTTCTCTATCGATTTTAGCTTGGAAAAAGCAGGTTTAAAGTACACATGGCTTGGACTTATGATTCATCATCGCTCAGCTATTTTTGAATCATCATCCATGTTTGGCCGAATCAAAGGTGGAAGTAACTATATTGGAGCCTATATTCAACAGGATCTATAG
- a CDS encoding ThiF family adenylyltransferase codes for MSNHEQRFNGIAALLGAEAFSFIKDSHFMIIGLGGVGTWCVESIARLGVNKITLVDLDDICVSNTNRQLHAHDGNYGKMKADALKDRIAMINPDCEVICHYCFFNEKSMAKIFAERPSIIIDTIDAPREKAVLINECYKRDVKIVSSGAIGGKVDPTMITVAELSKTKQDMLYRKVRQELKKKHLYPLGRSKAKVQCVYSPEPSKKIKKCDIDNTSKALKLDCDGGLGTATYMTGTVGFLLSHIAVKELLK; via the coding sequence ATGTCAAATCACGAACAAAGATTTAATGGAATAGCGGCCCTTCTTGGAGCTGAGGCTTTTTCTTTTATAAAAGACTCACATTTTATGATTATCGGTCTTGGTGGAGTTGGGACTTGGTGCGTTGAATCTATTGCGCGCCTTGGAGTTAATAAAATTACTTTGGTCGATCTCGACGATATTTGTGTTTCAAATACAAATCGTCAACTACATGCCCACGATGGGAATTATGGAAAGATGAAGGCCGATGCCCTAAAGGATAGAATCGCTATGATTAATCCTGATTGTGAAGTTATATGTCATTATTGTTTTTTTAATGAAAAGAGTATGGCCAAGATATTTGCTGAGCGCCCGTCTATTATTATCGATACGATTGATGCACCTCGTGAGAAGGCGGTTTTAATTAATGAGTGCTATAAGCGCGATGTTAAAATTGTAAGTTCTGGGGCAATTGGTGGAAAAGTAGATCCAACAATGATTACAGTTGCTGAGCTTTCTAAGACAAAGCAAGACATGCTTTATCGAAAAGTAAGGCAAGAGCTTAAAAAGAAACACCTTTACCCTCTTGGCCGTTCTAAGGCGAAGGTTCAATGCGTCTATTCTCCAGAGCCATCAAAGAAGATTAAAAAGTGCGATATTGATAATACTTCAAAAGCACTTAAGTTAGATTGTGATGGAGGGCTGGGTACCGCAACATACATGACAGGAACAGTAGGCTTCTTGCTAAGCCATATTGCCGTTAAGGAATTATTAAAATAA